A single window of Pseudarthrobacter defluvii DNA harbors:
- a CDS encoding MFS transporter: MVAVLPVFLVGGLAVQLEQDLGMTPSALGAAVAAFWAVSALLSAPAGFVAGGLGLRRGVPLAVGLGFVALAGIAFVTPHWAWLIVWLGVAGAANALIHPLSNGLIVDQVAVRNRAFSFGLKQAAIPTATLTAGLSVPVFALTVGWAWTFALAALLAAFLVPVLLRTLPRGAPVRHRSGKAAREPLPRRLKQFLFATAVASALGAGQANVVGAFTVSMAVQAGFDAAGAGLLLGAASVAGILARPLLGIAADRGIGGSMATVAMMMGAGSLGLLGMASGSTVAYAAGAVVAFGLGWGWNGLAHYVVSRTSHPFTVQATGITQSGTYIGGTLGPLLFGVVFSQFPPAVGWTLAAAAAAAGAAASLVAFRLEKGLREDAAAGG; this comes from the coding sequence GTGGTGGCGGTGCTGCCGGTCTTCCTGGTGGGCGGGCTGGCGGTCCAGCTCGAGCAGGACCTGGGCATGACGCCGTCCGCGCTGGGTGCCGCGGTGGCCGCGTTCTGGGCGGTGTCGGCACTGCTGTCCGCGCCGGCGGGGTTTGTGGCGGGCGGGCTGGGGCTCCGCCGCGGGGTGCCGCTCGCCGTTGGGCTGGGGTTTGTGGCGCTGGCGGGCATCGCGTTTGTCACGCCGCACTGGGCGTGGCTGATCGTCTGGTTGGGTGTCGCCGGCGCGGCGAACGCGCTGATCCATCCGCTGTCCAACGGCCTGATCGTGGACCAGGTGGCGGTGCGTAACCGCGCCTTTTCGTTTGGCCTCAAGCAGGCGGCGATTCCGACGGCGACGCTCACCGCCGGACTGTCGGTTCCGGTGTTCGCGCTCACCGTGGGGTGGGCCTGGACGTTTGCGCTGGCGGCGTTGCTGGCGGCGTTCCTGGTCCCGGTGCTCCTGCGCACCCTCCCGCGCGGCGCCCCTGTCCGCCACCGCTCGGGTAAAGCCGCCAGGGAGCCGCTCCCCCGGCGGCTTAAGCAGTTCCTGTTCGCGACGGCGGTGGCCAGCGCGCTGGGGGCCGGGCAGGCCAATGTGGTGGGGGCGTTCACTGTGTCCATGGCTGTGCAGGCGGGGTTCGACGCCGCCGGCGCGGGCCTGCTGCTGGGCGCCGCGAGTGTGGCCGGGATCCTAGCCCGCCCGCTGCTGGGGATCGCGGCGGACCGGGGGATCGGCGGTTCGATGGCCACGGTGGCGATGATGATGGGGGCCGGGAGCCTGGGGCTGCTGGGCATGGCGTCCGGATCCACGGTTGCGTACGCGGCTGGGGCCGTGGTGGCGTTCGGGCTGGGCTGGGGATGGAATGGCCTGGCCCATTACGTGGTTTCGCGTACGTCGCATCCGTTTACGGTCCAGGCCACGGGGATCACGCAGAGCGGAACGTACATCGGCGGGACGCTGGGGCCGTTGCTGTTCGGGGTCGTGTTCTCCCAGTTTCCGCCGGCCGTTGGCTGGACCCTCGCCGCGGCGGCCGCCGCAGCCGGGGCGGCGGCCTCGCTGGTCGCTTTTCGTTTGGAGAAGGGGCTGCGGGAGGACGCGGCGGCGGGTGGGTAG